The following DNA comes from Solea solea chromosome 6, fSolSol10.1, whole genome shotgun sequence.
ATACCCACTTTGAGTCACTTGAGTATTTGCAAGTGTTGCTGTGGTGGCCGTCGATTTCACacgtttacatttattttaaaccgATGTAAATAGACAATATAAATGTCCTTTCCAGGTGTGATCACAGAGGGCagaacaacatcaacatcactgtGGCAAAATGTTATGTAGCTACATGTGCCATCagcttaacccttagaacacagagtattgcggctgcttttttccattactatgttaaaaatgtacagtatatacagaggctgtaagaatgtgcaatatagaatgtgtcttatatcctttttttccagcacaacctaggcaatctgatgaaaaaaaattcattttcaccaGCTATGTGAACACACGTGAACAAAAAGTACTCGTACTAAATCGGATTGCAATTTAGAAagacttggctcgtttttatgaacaaaaagaaaagaaaaatgctctattttgtgacttctgcacaattattgctactttatatcactactaaaaatgcgatataacaTGAATCATAACTTACACATAAActaatttttttaaagcctgaatatgtgacctataaacacacacacacccaggatgtccatataaggagttgtggaTTACTCCCACAGCAAATTAAGGGTTAATATTTCTCTTATATTGTAAGCTTTTAGCATTTCAAGATgtctcctctgcttctctgtATAAGAAGACGTTTGTTTCGTTTCATATTAAATCACCGTGACAATAAATCAGCATTAGCAGTATTTTCCATGCATTTATCTGCCTTGAGAACTTTGAGAAAAAGTTCTCAACAGTGTGAAATTGGAATATAAGAGTTACATTGAGCAGGCATGGTTTCAATATTTTAAGCGAACTTTGCAGGTCAGGagttttctgtattttccatTTGTTGTGTGATTGTACACAAAGATATTTGTATCAGCTCCACCTCTCGACTCTGTGTTACTGAGTGTTCATTGAGTTTTTAGGCACATTTTACAAATTTGGTGTCAAACGATAATAAGAATAGTTTCCTCTTGTCGCCGTAGAAATGACTCCAACAAATCTGCCCAGTGTCTTTAGCTTTAGAGGGAATCGTTTTCAACACATGTAGAATTTATGATATTCACTGACAAGATGATATAATGGGCATTCTTCGCTTATAaagtgtgttgttatttttaattctttGATTTTGTGTAACCTGGCCAGTTTTCAAAGAAAACGTTGCTGTAGAGGATGCagctttaatgtaaaaaaaagaaaaaagaagtccCATCAAACTATTAAATTCTGAGTAGAATAAAACCATTCAAATTtaatttatgttatgttgtttttttatgttttgtaagtTCTGCTAACATTGACATTGAATTATCAAACGGGTAAAAATTCATTGTTATGACTAAGTTTGCATGTTCATCGAAATAAAGCCTTTTATGCCTCCTTGCGTAAAACCACTCTCACACTGCTGTACATCTTCCCCATTGCCTCAAAGAGCGGGTCAATGAAGGTGTGAAGGACCAGCGAGTAGACCCGACTCAGACACTGGGACTCGATCACGCAGCTCTTAATGCAGGGCACCACAGCCCAGATGTGGCAGAAGGAAATACAAGCATACAGGAAGCCCCAGAGAAACGACAGGGGGATGCCCAAGACGGCGGTCAGGCAGCGGTAACAGCAGTACTTTGACACCGTGAAGGTGGTGTAGCTGGCTTTCCACACACCGTCCACGCTGTGTGTGCCAGCAGGCTCTGCAATCACGTCTTCAAAGTTGACCTAAAGCACATtcacagaaaatgtttactttccCCAGGCAGTaacgacacagagacacagattaTGATGCCACTCACAGTGatgacacaaaacagacacaagagCAATGTGTTGTTCTAGCACgtaaacagaaaactcaaatcaaaaccaaggcTGTGTGAAAGTTAAACTCACCCACATTAGAACCACATCACTTGTTAAccattagaacacagagcatttcagctgagtTGTTATATGTTTAAACAtgcagtttatacagaggctatgtccaatatagagtgtcttatatcccttttttcAGCGTAACCTAGTCAATCTGATGGGggaaaaatcattttcaccaactatataaagcCAAAATTACTCGAAACgtttaaaatcaaattgaatttgtgaactttggaaatatgtcacagttcaaagttcacttggctcgtttttttgaaaaaaaaagaaaagtacaacattcgattttgtgacttctgcacaattattgctactttctATCACTTCTAAAAATGCGATTTAAAATTAAACCTatctttgactcaacaacacataaaaagagagagaaaaggcatTTGTTAAAGCCTGactatgtgacctataaacacaccccccccaggatgtccatataaggagttgtgcattaCTCCCAAGGCaaatgggtgcacctgcggcacagaagGGTTAACAATcaagaaaagacacaaaaattaTTCAGCTTATCTTTAAATTGCATCTGTAATTTTTGTCTCATGCCTaaattgttgggtttttttgcacATGGTAACAGTGAAAGTCAAATACTGGTCCAAAATTACTTATACAATCAACACTCCCACCTGTTTACGAAAGACATATTTATGGAAAgtttcagtgtaaaaaaaaaaaaggtaaataagaATGTTACCctgcacacatttacacttcCACATACACCCATGCTGACAGGGCTTTGTTAACCGATCATAAATTCATGCTGATCTCTGTGATACTgtgggaagaaaagaaaaaaaaaatgataataagcACCTTGACCACATCTTCATTGATTTGCTTGGGGTCCCTGTTGATGAGATCGATCTCCCTGTGGCCGTCCCTCTTCATCATCTGCTCGTCGTGGCCGTGGTTACTGTCAGCCAtggtcctgctctctgtctgggGCCGAAGCTATAAGAGATAATGATGAAGTAAGGGCAGCCACGGTCGGTGAGAAGGCTGGGTGTGTTGTTCTGGCCCACAGGGGTGTGGCAGTGCCAACATCTGACACGCCATTCAGTTTCTCCAGTGTTATTCCAGCCCTGGAATCCCAGCAAGCAGCTGCCAGTGACGACTGtgtcaaactgtcaaaaataCAGACGGCACTGCAGACATGTCACATCTAGTGTACACAAACTACCCATGAATTCCTTCACCTAATGACGACATAAATCTAATTCTTACCCTGACTCTAAATCTTTTATcacttttcttgtttcttttcctcacaaagctacacacacacacacacacacacacacacacacacacacacaagcgatATCCATTTTTTTGTGCCGATGTGACAACTCACACTGTGACATAAAGCATTTGATGAAGAGGGAAACATGTTGGCGTTGCATTTCACACAGCCCTAACAGGGGGCCGTGCTTCTCGATAAATAGCCAGTGTCCTATTTgagaagacatttaaaatgaaatattttcagGGCACAGATCCAAAGGCCGTACTGATATTAATATGACACGTGAAGCTGCCTCCActgttgctgatttttgttGCCGTTGATGACATCGTCTGACCTCCGTCGAGTCTACGACAGAAACAAAGTAACAAGaattg
Coding sequences within:
- the LOC131461524 gene encoding caveolin-3-like, with the translated sequence MADSNHGHDEQMMKRDGHREIDLINRDPKQINEDVVKVNFEDVIAEPAGTHSVDGVWKASYTTFTVSKYCCYRCLTAVLGIPLSFLWGFLYACISFCHIWAVVPCIKSCVIESQCLSRVYSLVLHTFIDPLFEAMGKMYSSVRVVLRKEA